GAAAAAGGGTTCAGCCACTGTGAAGCAGGTCCTCTCGTACGCTCGTCTTACCATGCCGATGAGCAGGTAAATGCAGCTGCGAAAGCAAGACAAGCTAAAGGTGAGCAGGAAGTACAGAACGCATAATTTAGAGAAACATTAAAGGACTGACCTGAAAGAGAAACTCTCTGACAGTCAGTCCTTTTTGCAGCAGATGGAGGTTATACCATCAATCCGTTAGGTCATTACGTTTCTGACGGTCCATATTGATCTTATGGGTGTCATCGTCACGCATTTCGTATTGATCAGACGTCATCTCACCATTTGAGTTTTCACCTGAGCTTACGTTTCTTCCTTGTGGAGAGTCTTTCAGCATCAAGTTGATGGTATCGTCTATGGCAGTATTCGCATTCTTGCTGTCACTATCCATTTTGGCCAGGTTTTCAACATTGCGCATTAACGCTTTGTCATCGGTCACATAGACGTGGTACCAGCGCGGAATGACGGACATAGCTGTTTTTTTCACCTGATCGGCGACTTCGAAGCGTCCTTCTTTATCTTTTTTGTCGGTCACATAAGAGACCAGAACCTCTTCGTCCGTCACGAGGGTAGAGCAATCCTTCACGTCAGGAAGGGCGACACTCATTTTGCTGATGCTGTCGGCTACCTGCTCACGATTGATACTGTACATATCCTTCGTGGAAATGTTTTGACCACCGGTAGGGCTCTTCTGCTGTCGGACATAACCAAATTCTTCCCCACGGTGTGCCCCTTTTTTGGTCCAGCCATTTTCGTTATACAGGTCTTCCCTGTCACTTACGTTAATGGTATTCCCGTTGTCGTGGAACATTTCCTCATTGGCCGTGTCAATGCCATTACAGGCTGTTCCGATTAGCGTGATGCCGAGTAGCGTTGTACCTAAAAGTAATTTATTCAACTTAAACACCCCCTATTTAGTAGGGTGACCATCTCTAATGGTAATTTTTCATAGTAATTA
The DNA window shown above is from Rossellomorea vietnamensis and carries:
- a CDS encoding YhcN/YlaJ family sporulation lipoprotein, whose protein sequence is MFKLNKLLLGTTLLGITLIGTACNGIDTANEEMFHDNGNTINVSDREDLYNENGWTKKGAHRGEEFGYVRQQKSPTGGQNISTKDMYSINREQVADSISKMSVALPDVKDCSTLVTDEEVLVSYVTDKKDKEGRFEVADQVKKTAMSVIPRWYHVYVTDDKALMRNVENLAKMDSDSKNANTAIDDTINLMLKDSPQGRNVSSGENSNGEMTSDQYEMRDDDTHKINMDRQKRNDLTD